A window of the Glaciimonas sp. CA11.2 genome harbors these coding sequences:
- a CDS encoding Zn-ribbon domain-containing OB-fold protein, giving the protein MTVPTKPIPQFNELSRPYWEAAVEGRLVIQHCAACGKARHYPRLLCDACYSDAVEWKAASGAGRVHSWTVAHHAFHPAFAAELPYTLVTVDLDAGVRALGLWQSGTPVIGQLVQGRFVPRDETADLIFESSPDPLK; this is encoded by the coding sequence ATGACCGTTCCAACCAAACCGATTCCACAATTTAACGAACTGTCACGACCTTACTGGGAGGCCGCTGTAGAAGGTCGCCTGGTGATTCAGCATTGCGCCGCATGCGGCAAAGCCCGTCATTATCCGCGCCTGTTGTGCGATGCATGTTATTCAGATGCGGTGGAATGGAAGGCCGCCAGCGGTGCCGGCAGAGTACATAGCTGGACCGTTGCGCACCATGCATTTCACCCTGCTTTCGCGGCCGAACTGCCGTACACGTTGGTAACGGTGGATTTGGACGCCGGTGTCCGTGCGCTGGGGCTTTGGCAGAGCGGTACGCCTGTCATCGGGCAGTTGGTACAAGGCCGATTTGTACCGCGGGATGAAACGGCTGATCTGATTTTTGAGTCAAGTCCAGACCCATTAAAGTGA
- a CDS encoding thiolase family protein: MSLRDKSCVTGVGETVYMRGSTKTAFELQIEASLKAIADAGLTPKDIDGIIPVGIVSGTSDDFIENFGIPDLRFSAVIPHGGASPVMALQCAAAAIAAGVCNHVLITFGRNVSAGSNKAGARIHQMPQFHFVTEFEYPIGAIAPAQLYAPMARRHMELYGTTVAQFGEVAVACRKHALLNDNALMKKPITLEDHRNSRMIADPFRLLDCSLESDGGAAIIVSAAERAGDLRQPRVYISGVAAGHPDSPGSITQRPDMTSLGIAKAAPRAFQMAGVTHDDIDLTQIYDCFTYAVIRQLEDIGFCAKGEGGPFVENGRLQLGGALPTNTHGGLLSQAHVWGLNHIVELVRQLRGQGGRAQVENAEVGLVTGYGDMGDGALAIMRRG; this comes from the coding sequence GCGGTTCTACTAAAACAGCATTCGAACTTCAAATCGAAGCCTCATTGAAAGCGATCGCGGACGCAGGGCTGACACCAAAAGATATCGACGGAATCATCCCGGTCGGCATCGTCAGTGGTACATCCGACGATTTTATCGAAAACTTCGGCATTCCCGATTTGCGTTTCTCAGCGGTGATTCCGCATGGCGGTGCTAGTCCAGTGATGGCGCTGCAATGCGCCGCTGCGGCAATCGCCGCTGGTGTCTGTAATCATGTATTGATTACCTTTGGCCGAAACGTCAGTGCTGGATCCAACAAGGCCGGCGCACGCATCCACCAGATGCCGCAGTTCCATTTCGTGACAGAATTCGAATACCCTATCGGTGCAATCGCTCCGGCGCAATTGTATGCGCCGATGGCACGCCGCCATATGGAGTTGTACGGCACTACGGTTGCGCAATTCGGCGAGGTGGCGGTGGCCTGTCGCAAGCACGCGCTGCTTAATGACAACGCCCTGATGAAGAAACCGATTACGCTCGAAGATCATCGCAACTCGCGCATGATTGCCGATCCGTTCCGCTTGCTCGATTGCAGTTTGGAAAGCGATGGTGGCGCAGCCATTATTGTGAGCGCTGCTGAACGTGCCGGTGATTTGCGTCAACCACGGGTATATATTTCTGGCGTTGCCGCCGGTCATCCCGATTCACCAGGGTCCATCACGCAACGCCCGGATATGACCAGTCTCGGCATTGCTAAAGCGGCACCGCGCGCATTTCAAATGGCGGGCGTAACGCATGATGATATCGACCTCACACAAATTTACGACTGTTTCACCTATGCCGTGATTCGCCAGCTTGAAGATATCGGCTTCTGCGCTAAAGGCGAGGGCGGTCCATTCGTGGAAAACGGTCGCTTGCAACTCGGCGGTGCATTGCCGACCAACACGCACGGCGGTTTATTGTCGCAAGCGCATGTATGGGGTCTGAATCATATCGTTGAATTGGTGCGGCAATTACGCGGTCAAGGTGGCCGCGCACAAGTTGAGAATGCCGAAGTCGGTCTCGTGACCGGCTATGGCGATATGGGCGATGGCGCTTTAGCCATCATGCGCAGAGGATAA